A portion of the Sabethes cyaneus chromosome 3, idSabCyanKW18_F2, whole genome shotgun sequence genome contains these proteins:
- the LOC128739401 gene encoding uncharacterized protein LOC128739401, whose product MYNADYDQKMLALLDSPTYQILTKDPTTTYQRKNNAIVSRLLNLKLIDQSTAKRLQTTTAVCPSIYGQPKAHKPQLPLRPVVPTITSPTYSLSKFIANILSKSMKSKYNIIDSFDFVQYINKITLPTNYVLVSFDVVSLFTNIPKDLVMHDIIMSWDTIRSNTNINLDLFLEIIGFCIDTSYFRFRDKIYLQTFGTAMGSCLSPILAEFVLETLLNTVTRNLQYNIPVLKKYVDDLILALPEDEVDNTLAAFNNYNPHIQFTKETELENRLPFLDTLVIRNENQSITTQWYSKSIASGRLLNYHSFHPMHMKINVATNFINRVIKITTNKSSDQQKHVIFQHLRQNNYPTALINRLLNRIQNRIETPQPEPPPLQSDEAAGTEVEQHIPSQLTSPAKNNTRIAQFRIFLNSAQE is encoded by the coding sequence ATGTATAATGCGGATTACGACCAAAAAATGTTGGCACTACTCGACAGCCCCACGTACCAAATACTTACCAAAGATCCAACCACCACGTACCagagaaaaaataatgcaatagTTTCCCGCTTGCTCAACTTAAAACTTATCGATCAGAGCACCGCCAAAAGATTACAAACAACCACAGCAGTATGCCCATCGATTTATGGACAACCTAAAGCCCACAAGCCACAACTTCCGCTTAGACCCGTAGTACCGACTATAACATCGCCAACATACAGCCTATCGAAGTTTATTGCAAACATCCTTTCCAAAAGCATGAAAAGCAAATACAACATCATCGACAGTTTCGATTTCGTCCAGTACATAAACAAAATAACCCTTCCGACCAACTACGTATTGGTTTCTTTCGACGTAGTATCGTTGTTCACAAACATTCCTAAGGATTTGGTTATGCACGACATAATCATGAGTTGGGACACTATACGCAGCAACACCAATATCAATCTCGATCTGTTCCTGGAAATCATAGGGTTTTGCATCGACACCAGTTACTTCCGATTTCGTGACAAAATTTACCTCCAAACATTCGGAACCGCAATGGGAAGTTGTTTATCTCCCATTCTAGCCGAATTCGTATTAGAAACCCTACTAAATACTGTTACTAGAAACCTACAATACAATATTCCAGTGCTCAAAAAGTATGTTGACGACCTCATACTTGCATTACCAGAGGACGAAGTTGATAACACTCTAGCGGCATTCAACAACTACAACCCCCACATACAGTTTACAAAAGAAACAGAGCTCGAAAACCGCCTCCCGTTTTTGGATACACTAGTAATCCGGAATGAAAACCAAAGCATCACTACTCAATGGTATTCCAAAAGTATCGCCTCCGGCCGGCTACTCAACTACCACTCGTTCCACCCTATGCACATGAAAATCAATGTTGCAACCAATTTCATCAATCGTGTCATCAAGATCACCACCAACAAATCATCCGATCAGCAAAAACATGTCATCTTTCAACATCTACGCCAGAATAATTATCCGACAGCATTGATCAACAGACTGCTAAACCGTATTCAAAATCGCATCGAAACTCCTCAGCCAGAACCACCACCGCTCCAATCCGATGAAGCTGCCGGTACAGAAGTCGAACAGCATATCCCATCACAGCTAACCAGTCCAGCCAAAAACAATACACGTATCGCGCAATTCCGTATATTCCTCAACTCAGCACAGGAATAA